A genomic window from Deltaproteobacteria bacterium RIFCSPHIGHO2_02_FULL_44_16 includes:
- a CDS encoding cell filamentation protein Fic translates to MANKLKTHGKKVKCREGYWAYVPNPLPPPMEWNERLARHLSDADRSIGQLATIGLTLPNPHLLIRPFVRREAVFSSRIEGTQTSLAELFADEAGAQTDQDRFDLKEVDNYVKALEYGIKRLKTLPLSLRLMCEIHEHLMKGVRGNIATPGEFRRSQNWIGVGGCTLQNASYVPPPPHMLMECLGELEKFIHASTLPPLVAIGLIHQQFEAIHPFLDGNGRVGRLLIILYLVERNILPSPILYLSAFFEAKRDEYYARLQAVTDHGDWEGWIEYFLNGVARQAEDALSRIQRMQAMVTKWKQIFIKKTDKNCLFLIDDCMLNPFMTVNSAAKKHKFSFPTAQRAIDKLENAGVLKQTDDAKRNRIYCARKILDILDEPAKI, encoded by the coding sequence ATGGCCAATAAGCTGAAAACTCATGGGAAAAAGGTTAAATGTCGCGAAGGATATTGGGCCTATGTGCCTAATCCATTGCCTCCGCCTATGGAATGGAATGAACGTCTGGCAAGACATCTCTCAGATGCTGATCGTTCGATTGGTCAGTTAGCCACGATCGGTTTGACTTTGCCAAATCCACATCTGTTGATTCGTCCTTTTGTTCGTCGTGAAGCGGTATTTTCAAGTCGCATCGAAGGAACTCAGACATCCCTCGCAGAACTTTTTGCTGATGAAGCTGGTGCACAGACTGATCAAGATCGATTCGACCTCAAGGAAGTCGATAATTATGTGAAAGCACTGGAGTATGGAATCAAACGACTAAAAACTCTGCCGCTTTCATTGCGACTTATGTGCGAAATTCATGAACATCTGATGAAAGGCGTTCGCGGTAATATCGCGACGCCTGGTGAATTCAGAAGATCGCAGAACTGGATCGGCGTTGGCGGGTGTACTTTACAAAATGCGAGCTACGTTCCGCCACCACCGCACATGCTTATGGAGTGTTTAGGCGAGTTAGAAAAATTTATTCACGCATCCACTTTGCCACCGCTTGTTGCAATCGGTCTCATTCATCAACAATTTGAAGCGATTCATCCATTTCTCGATGGGAATGGTCGCGTAGGTCGTTTGCTCATTATTCTTTATCTTGTAGAGCGAAATATTTTGCCGTCACCGATTCTGTATCTCAGCGCATTTTTTGAGGCAAAGAGAGATGAATACTATGCTCGGCTCCAAGCGGTAACAGACCACGGAGATTGGGAAGGATGGATTGAATATTTTCTGAACGGTGTCGCGCGACAGGCAGAAGATGCATTGAGTCGTATTCAACGCATGCAAGCAATGGTTACAAAATGGAAACAAATTTTTATAAAAAAAACAGACAAGAATTGTCTGTTTTTGATTGATGACTGCATGTTGAATCCGTTCATGACTGTGAATAGTGCTGCGAAGAAACATAAATTTTCATTTCCAACGGCACAGAGAGCCATCGATAAGTTAGAAAACGCCGGTGTGTTAAAACAAACTGATGATGCAAAACGAAATCGAATTTATTGTGCTCGGAAAATTTTGGATATTTTGGATGAACCAGCAAAAATTTGA
- a CDS encoding cation transporter, whose protein sequence is MIKRLIEFSATNRLLIFVLTALFIVFGIYSLKRIPLDAIPDLSDTQVIIYSKWDRSPEIIEKQVTYPIIASLLGAPKIKSVRGFSDYGFSYVYVIFEDGTDLYWARSRVVEYLSRISSQLPSGVKTELGPDATSVGWVFQYALVDETGKRNSAELRSLQDWNLRYQLQSVPGVSEVAGVGGFVKQFQVKVDPGKLALFRLSLPQVLEAVRNTNQESGGRVIEFSGTEAMVRSEGLVTTIDEIANAVVTYPLQSRSPILVKHVADVSIGPEMRRGITDLDGKGDTVGGIIVMRQGEDVPSVIKRVKEKFREIQKSLPDGVKIVTVYDRSDLIHRAMETLKETLIEELIIVSLVILLFLWHVPSAIVPIVTIPVSVLLAFIPLVLLGQTSNIMSLAGIAISIGVLVDGAIVEVENAYRKIQHWDEGGRKESFFKVRLEALKEVGPSVFFSLLVIAISFLPIFTLVDQEGRLFRPLAFSKNLTLAIAALLAITLDPAMRMLFARPNPFQGPISWVNKIGNVLLVGKYYSEHKHPISRRLFAVYEPVLHWILERKKLVLSLAFLAVLSIFPGFLMLGSEFMPTLHEGSLLYMPTALPGISVTEAQRILTLQDHIIISFPEVESVFGKAGRADTSTDIAPLSMIETTIILKPKSEWRKKERWHSFLPDIIQAPLQRIWPETISEEDLISKMNEKLSFIGMPNIWTMPIKNRIDMLSTGIRSPIGIKIFGADVKTIEKIGQTIEKKLAMVPGTRTVVAERIASGYFLDVKFDRNKLTTYGLSMKEAQDQAMSAIGGENVSTALINRERYPIQVRFAPDFRQDQQAIKRVLISTPTGAQIPLREIATVQVTEGASMIRDENASLVGYVYVDIDSSKTDIGSYVARAKKLVGENVTLPEGYTLAWSGQYENMERVKERLKLVIPLTFIIILLLLHFNTGSWVKTGIILLAVPFSLIGAVWLLVFLGYNLSIATWVGMIALLGLDAETGVFMLMYLDLAYHDREKRNQMNTRKDLVDAIIEGAVHRVRPKLMTVMALFMGLIPIMWSIGAGSDVMKRIAAPMIGGLFTSFTLELLIYPVLYLMWRERKFAAQKNL, encoded by the coding sequence ATGATCAAACGTCTCATTGAATTTTCCGCCACCAATCGTCTTTTGATATTTGTGCTGACGGCTCTATTTATCGTGTTCGGCATCTATTCGTTGAAGCGCATACCTCTGGATGCCATTCCCGATCTCTCGGATACCCAAGTGATCATTTATTCCAAATGGGATCGCTCGCCGGAAATCATCGAAAAGCAAGTGACCTATCCCATCATTGCCTCGCTTTTGGGAGCACCAAAAATAAAATCTGTGAGAGGATTTTCAGATTATGGATTTTCTTATGTGTATGTGATTTTTGAGGATGGGACTGATCTCTACTGGGCAAGAAGCCGGGTCGTTGAATATTTAAGCCGCATTTCTTCCCAACTCCCCTCCGGAGTGAAAACAGAATTAGGACCTGATGCGACAAGTGTGGGCTGGGTATTTCAATACGCCCTTGTCGATGAAACGGGAAAAAGAAACTCTGCGGAACTTCGTTCTCTTCAGGATTGGAATCTACGATATCAACTTCAGTCCGTCCCTGGCGTTTCAGAAGTCGCAGGTGTCGGGGGTTTCGTCAAACAGTTCCAGGTCAAGGTAGATCCCGGTAAACTTGCTCTCTTTCGTCTTTCGCTTCCCCAGGTTTTGGAAGCTGTTCGCAATACAAATCAGGAAAGTGGCGGCCGTGTCATTGAATTTTCAGGCACCGAAGCGATGGTCCGCTCGGAGGGATTGGTGACAACAATTGATGAGATTGCCAATGCTGTCGTTACGTATCCTTTACAAAGTCGTTCCCCGATTCTTGTCAAGCACGTGGCTGATGTTTCGATTGGCCCCGAAATGAGAAGAGGGATTACGGATCTTGACGGCAAAGGCGACACTGTTGGCGGCATCATTGTCATGAGGCAGGGAGAAGATGTTCCTTCTGTCATCAAACGAGTGAAGGAAAAATTTCGGGAGATTCAAAAATCATTGCCTGATGGAGTGAAGATCGTCACTGTTTACGACCGTTCGGATCTTATCCATCGAGCGATGGAGACACTCAAAGAAACTTTAATTGAAGAACTGATCATCGTGAGTTTGGTGATATTACTTTTTCTTTGGCATGTTCCTTCGGCCATTGTCCCCATTGTCACTATTCCCGTCTCTGTGCTTTTGGCGTTTATCCCGCTGGTCTTGCTGGGACAGACATCCAATATTATGTCACTTGCCGGAATTGCGATTTCTATTGGCGTTCTCGTGGACGGGGCTATTGTCGAAGTTGAGAATGCTTATCGAAAGATTCAACACTGGGACGAAGGGGGAAGAAAGGAAAGTTTCTTTAAGGTGCGCCTCGAAGCGCTGAAGGAAGTCGGACCATCGGTGTTCTTCTCTTTGCTCGTGATTGCGATTTCTTTCCTCCCTATTTTTACGCTTGTGGATCAAGAAGGCCGGCTTTTCAGACCATTAGCATTTTCAAAAAATCTTACGTTGGCTATTGCCGCTCTCCTCGCGATTACCCTTGATCCCGCAATGCGCATGCTGTTTGCTCGCCCAAACCCATTTCAGGGACCCATTTCTTGGGTCAATAAAATTGGAAATGTTTTACTGGTGGGAAAATATTATTCCGAACACAAACATCCCATCAGCAGAAGATTATTTGCAGTGTATGAACCCGTTTTGCACTGGATACTTGAAAGAAAAAAGTTAGTTCTGTCACTCGCTTTCCTGGCCGTGCTCTCTATTTTCCCTGGATTTCTGATGCTCGGTTCAGAGTTCATGCCCACTTTGCATGAAGGAAGTCTTCTTTACATGCCGACGGCGCTTCCGGGAATTTCGGTCACTGAAGCCCAACGGATTCTCACACTGCAAGATCACATCATCATATCGTTTCCTGAAGTTGAGTCTGTCTTTGGCAAAGCAGGACGAGCGGATACTTCCACTGATATCGCACCGCTTTCCATGATTGAAACCACCATCATTCTCAAACCAAAATCGGAGTGGCGTAAAAAAGAGCGTTGGCACTCATTCTTGCCTGATATCATTCAGGCTCCATTGCAGCGGATCTGGCCTGAAACGATTTCTGAAGAAGACCTCATTTCAAAAATGAATGAAAAACTGAGTTTCATCGGCATGCCCAATATCTGGACGATGCCCATTAAGAATCGCATCGACATGCTTTCAACGGGAATCAGAAGTCCCATTGGCATTAAAATTTTTGGAGCGGATGTGAAAACTATCGAAAAAATTGGTCAAACTATCGAAAAAAAATTGGCGATGGTTCCTGGCACAAGAACCGTCGTCGCCGAGAGAATCGCCAGTGGTTACTTTTTGGATGTGAAGTTTGATCGGAACAAATTGACTACGTACGGACTTTCGATGAAAGAAGCGCAGGACCAGGCGATGAGCGCTATTGGTGGAGAGAACGTTTCGACCGCACTCATCAATCGCGAGCGTTATCCAATACAAGTGCGATTTGCTCCTGACTTTCGTCAAGATCAACAAGCGATCAAACGTGTCTTGATTTCAACGCCCACAGGAGCACAAATTCCTTTACGTGAAATTGCTACGGTTCAGGTGACGGAAGGGGCTTCAATGATTCGTGATGAGAACGCTTCTCTGGTTGGCTATGTGTATGTGGATATTGATTCCAGTAAAACGGATATCGGGAGTTATGTTGCCCGCGCTAAAAAACTGGTTGGGGAGAACGTCACATTACCTGAAGGCTATACGCTTGCCTGGAGCGGACAATATGAAAACATGGAAAGAGTCAAAGAACGGCTGAAACTCGTGATTCCGCTTACATTCATCATTATCCTTCTGTTACTTCATTTCAATACAGGTTCTTGGGTCAAAACAGGCATCATTCTCCTGGCTGTCCCATTTTCTTTAATTGGCGCTGTCTGGCTGCTGGTGTTTCTTGGATACAATCTTTCGATCGCCACGTGGGTGGGAATGATCGCTCTTTTAGGACTTGATGCCGAAACAGGTGTGTTTATGCTTATGTACCTTGATCTTGCTTATCATGATCGGGAAAAAAGAAATCAGATGAACACAAGAAAAGATCTTGTGGATGCCATCATCGAAGGTGCGGTGCATCGGGTGAGACCAAAACTCATGACCGTGATGGCGCTCTTCATGGGACTCATCCCGATTATGTGGTCCATTGGAGCTGGATCCGATGTCATGAAGCGCATTGCAGCGCCTATGATTGGCGGGCTCTTTACCTCATTTACGCTTGAGCTTCTCATTTATCCCGTTCTCTATCTGATGTGGAGAGAAAGAAAATTTGCTGCGCAAAAAAATCTTTGA
- a CDS encoding ABC transporter ATP-binding protein: MLRIQGLTKSYASQTLFESVSFQMSPGERLGLVGRNGHGKSTLFRLILGQEDYDEGSIVVPRNYRIGHLAQHLHFTKPTILEEGCLGLTEEEEHDHYKVERILFGLGFTKTDLERAPSTFSGGFQIRLNLAKVLVSNPNLLLLDEPTNYLDIVSVRWITTFLRNWENELIIISHDREFMDTVTTHTAAIHRQGIRKIEGGTEKLYSQIALEEEIHEKTRLNEEKQRKQIEIFVNRFRAKASKASSVQSRVKLLEKMPAKEKLTKIADLDFAFHAEPFHAKTLIEAQHLSFHFDPQVPLIENFHLNIGAKDRIAVIGKNGKGKSTLLNLIAGELTPQQGSIKAHPKMKLGYFGQTNIDRLAPNATVETEIGTANPVLGRTQVRGICGVMMFSGDLAEKRISVLSGGERSRVMLGKILAAPANLLFLDEPTNHLDMQSIDSLVESIQGFDGAVVIVTHSEMILREVATKLVVFQAGGINIYNYTYDEFIDRVGWNEEEPEDSPKKVREVVSEVVPNENKKEARKKRAETLAEKSKILTPLKEEMTRLENEICSLEVELAQINQRLIEASTQKVIDQFVSLSKSLKTLQQQIEEKFVALEKVTKKHDEKMQEFASED; encoded by the coding sequence ATGTTACGCATTCAAGGTTTAACCAAATCATACGCGTCGCAGACGCTTTTTGAAAGCGTCTCGTTTCAGATGTCGCCAGGAGAGCGGCTTGGGCTTGTTGGCCGCAATGGTCACGGAAAGTCGACCCTCTTTCGTTTGATCCTCGGGCAAGAAGATTACGATGAAGGGTCAATCGTTGTTCCTCGCAACTATCGCATTGGCCATCTTGCGCAGCATCTTCATTTTACGAAACCCACGATTCTCGAAGAAGGATGTCTCGGCCTCACCGAAGAAGAGGAACACGATCATTATAAAGTCGAACGTATTCTTTTTGGTCTTGGGTTTACCAAAACCGATTTGGAAAGAGCACCTTCAACTTTTTCAGGTGGATTTCAGATTCGACTCAATCTTGCGAAAGTTTTGGTTTCAAATCCGAACTTACTTCTCCTCGATGAACCGACAAATTATCTCGATATCGTCTCTGTTCGCTGGATTACGACCTTTCTACGTAATTGGGAAAATGAACTCATTATCATCTCTCACGATCGTGAGTTTATGGATACAGTCACAACTCATACTGCTGCGATTCATCGTCAAGGGATTCGAAAGATTGAAGGTGGGACTGAAAAACTTTACTCCCAGATTGCGCTCGAAGAAGAGATTCACGAAAAAACTCGTCTCAATGAAGAGAAACAACGAAAGCAGATCGAAATTTTCGTCAATCGTTTTCGTGCGAAAGCTTCAAAGGCTTCAAGTGTCCAGTCACGTGTCAAACTACTTGAAAAAATGCCGGCAAAAGAGAAGCTTACAAAAATTGCTGATCTCGACTTTGCTTTTCATGCCGAACCTTTTCACGCAAAGACACTCATTGAAGCGCAACATCTCTCTTTTCACTTTGATCCACAAGTTCCCCTTATTGAAAACTTTCATCTCAATATTGGTGCGAAAGATCGAATTGCTGTTATTGGAAAAAATGGAAAAGGGAAGTCGACGCTTCTCAATCTCATCGCAGGTGAGCTAACACCTCAGCAAGGTTCCATTAAGGCACATCCGAAGATGAAGCTTGGTTACTTTGGTCAAACAAACATTGATCGTTTAGCTCCAAACGCAACCGTTGAAACTGAAATTGGAACTGCAAATCCAGTGCTCGGCAGAACACAAGTGCGTGGTATTTGCGGTGTCATGATGTTCAGTGGTGATCTGGCCGAAAAGAGAATTTCTGTCCTTTCAGGAGGTGAGCGAAGTCGCGTGATGCTCGGAAAGATTCTCGCTGCACCTGCGAATCTCCTTTTTCTCGATGAACCGACCAACCATCTCGATATGCAGTCGATTGATTCACTTGTCGAAAGTATTCAAGGCTTTGATGGAGCGGTGGTGATTGTCACACACAGCGAAATGATTTTGCGTGAAGTAGCCACAAAGCTTGTCGTGTTTCAAGCGGGTGGCATTAATATTTATAACTACACCTATGATGAATTTATAGATCGAGTGGGCTGGAACGAAGAAGAGCCAGAAGATTCCCCCAAAAAGGTGAGAGAAGTGGTGAGTGAAGTTGTTCCCAATGAAAATAAAAAAGAGGCACGTAAGAAACGGGCGGAAACGCTTGCTGAAAAATCAAAAATACTCACGCCGTTGAAAGAAGAGATGACCAGGCTTGAAAACGAAATTTGCTCTCTCGAAGTAGAGCTTGCGCAGATAAATCAAAGATTGATCGAAGCTTCGACACAGAAGGTCATCGATCAATTTGTATCGCTTTCTAAATCCCTCAAAACACTCCAGCAACAGATTGAAGAAAAGTTTGTGGCCCTTGAGAAAGTGACAAAAAAACACGATGAAAAAATGCAAGAATTTGCGTCAGAAGATTAA
- a CDS encoding cold-shock protein gives MTTGTVKFFNEDKGFGFITPDDGGKDLFVHSSAVVNGPITKGDKVEFDIGEGQKGPCAEKVSRK, from the coding sequence ATGACGACAGGCACAGTAAAGTTTTTCAACGAAGATAAGGGTTTTGGATTTATCACTCCTGACGATGGCGGCAAAGATCTTTTTGTCCATTCTTCAGCTGTAGTGAATGGTCCCATCACCAAAGGTGATAAAGTTGAATTCGACATTGGTGAAGGACAAAAAGGCCCTTGCGCTGAAAAAGTAAGTCGTAAGTAA
- a CDS encoding DUF3309 domain-containing protein codes for MLGTILIILLIVAVFGTLPAWPHSRNFGYFPSGIGGILLIIVIILLLTGRI; via the coding sequence ATGTTAGGAACAATTTTAATTATACTTCTCATCGTTGCAGTGTTTGGAACTTTACCTGCCTGGCCGCATAGCCGCAATTTTGGCTATTTCCCAAGTGGCATCGGAGGCATCTTACTCATCATTGTTATTATTTTACTTCTCACGGGACGTATTTAA